In the Haloferula helveola genome, one interval contains:
- a CDS encoding sodium:solute symporter family protein, whose product MDVRLWTYLLVGATFALYIGIAIWSRAGSTKDFYVAGGGVPSVANGMATAADWMSAASFISMAGIISFAGYDGSVYLMGWTGGYVLLALLLAPYLRRFGKFTVPDFIGDRYYSKFARFVAVVCAIFVSFTYVAGQMRGVGVVFSRFLEVEVNTGVIIGMVIVLFYAVLGGMKGITYTQVAQYCVLIFAFMVPAIFLSFQISGNPVPQIGMGGEYQGEGVSVLDKLDGLSRELGFDAYTDGKKSVLDVFCITAALMCGTAGLPHVIVRFYTVKKASAARTSALWALLFIAILYTTAPAVAVFARINLLKTVSETSYSEIPDWFRNWEDSGLIAWVDKNGDGKIQYLGDGAALGSMPGDPKFNPTFRSDDSGEPIRGTSGERLLDNPPTSAANELYIDRDIMVLANPEIGQLPDWVIALVAAGGLAAALSTAAGLLLVISTSVAHDLVKKTFVPDLTEKSELILARVAAGAAVVVAGYFGVNPPGFVAQVVAFAFGLAASSFFPAIILGIFTKRTSMQGVIAGMLAGIGFTGSYIIYFKFINSSAELWWGITPEGIGTVGMLLNFVVTIVVSRFTPAPPAEIRDLVDRVRLPRAAFGEEDAGPVDH is encoded by the coding sequence ATGGACGTCAGGCTCTGGACCTACCTGCTGGTGGGGGCGACCTTCGCCCTCTATATCGGAATCGCGATCTGGTCGCGCGCGGGATCGACCAAGGATTTCTACGTCGCCGGTGGCGGAGTCCCGAGTGTTGCGAACGGCATGGCCACGGCGGCCGACTGGATGAGCGCCGCTTCGTTCATCTCGATGGCCGGGATCATCTCGTTCGCCGGTTACGACGGGTCGGTCTACCTGATGGGCTGGACCGGTGGCTACGTGTTGCTGGCGCTACTGTTGGCGCCGTACTTGAGACGTTTCGGCAAATTTACGGTACCGGACTTCATTGGAGACCGTTACTACTCGAAATTCGCGCGCTTCGTTGCCGTCGTCTGTGCGATCTTCGTTTCCTTCACCTACGTCGCCGGACAGATGCGCGGTGTCGGTGTGGTGTTTTCCCGGTTCCTCGAGGTCGAGGTGAATACGGGGGTGATCATCGGGATGGTCATCGTGCTCTTCTACGCCGTTCTCGGAGGCATGAAGGGGATCACCTACACGCAGGTGGCCCAATACTGCGTGCTGATCTTCGCCTTCATGGTTCCGGCGATCTTCCTCTCGTTCCAGATCAGTGGGAATCCCGTCCCGCAGATCGGGATGGGTGGCGAGTACCAAGGTGAGGGAGTGAGTGTGCTCGACAAGCTCGACGGCCTGAGTCGCGAGCTGGGCTTCGACGCCTACACCGATGGCAAGAAGAGCGTGCTCGACGTCTTTTGCATCACCGCCGCCCTGATGTGCGGCACCGCGGGCCTTCCGCACGTGATCGTCCGCTTCTACACCGTGAAGAAGGCCTCTGCCGCGCGGACCTCCGCGCTCTGGGCGCTTCTTTTCATCGCGATTCTCTACACCACCGCGCCCGCGGTTGCGGTCTTCGCCCGGATCAACCTGCTCAAGACCGTCAGCGAGACATCCTACTCGGAGATCCCCGACTGGTTCAGGAACTGGGAGGACTCGGGATTGATCGCATGGGTCGACAAGAACGGCGACGGCAAGATCCAGTATCTGGGTGACGGCGCCGCCCTCGGCAGCATGCCCGGTGATCCGAAGTTCAATCCGACGTTTCGCAGCGATGACTCCGGGGAGCCTATACGCGGAACATCCGGTGAGCGGCTGCTGGACAATCCACCGACATCGGCAGCGAACGAGCTCTACATCGACCGGGACATCATGGTCCTCGCGAACCCTGAGATCGGCCAGTTGCCGGACTGGGTCATCGCGCTGGTGGCCGCCGGTGGACTGGCGGCGGCCCTGTCGACCGCTGCCGGCCTGTTGCTCGTGATTTCGACTTCGGTCGCCCACGACTTGGTGAAAAAGACCTTCGTTCCCGATTTGACCGAGAAATCGGAGCTGATCCTTGCCCGCGTGGCGGCAGGCGCCGCCGTGGTGGTGGCCGGCTACTTCGGGGTGAATCCTCCGGGATTCGTCGCGCAGGTGGTGGCCTTCGCCTTCGGCTTGGCCGCTTCCTCGTTCTTCCCGGCGATCATTCTCGGGATCTTCACGAAGCGGACGAGCATGCAAGGGGTGATCGCCGGCATGCTCGCAGGCATCGGATTCACCGGGAGCTACATCATCTACTTCAAGTTCATCAATTCGTCGGCAGAGCTCTGGTGGGGGATCACCCCGGAAGGCATCGGCACGGTCGGAATGCTGCTGAACTTCGTCGTCACCATCGTCGTTTCCCGGTTCACTCCGGCACCTCCGGCAGAAATCCGTGACCTGGTCGACCGCGTGCGCCTGCCGCGCGCCGCGTTTGGCGAGGAGGATGCCGGACCGGTGGACCACTGA
- a CDS encoding histone deacetylase, producing MRCFYSTELELELPKDHPFPMEKFRVSKDMLLDGGILKPEDIVEVPEVAPQLLRNVHDIHYLDRIYRGQLDPKEALRIGLPVTPKLYQRSAIEVEATRQACYAALEEGVAVCLAGGTHHAFHEHGEGYCVFNDVAVAIRDLQAKRPGIRVMVVDTDAHQGNGTASILADDPRVFTYSIHVGRNYPTLKVKGSMDVETVRYVEGEMYLKQLFSTLAAALDTFSPDLVIWIAGADNHSNDRFGQMHLSVKDLQRRDEVLLGAFLRNRVPVTVLYGGGYNRQTEFTAKLHRNTVATAKRLATEYRGS from the coding sequence ATGCGCTGCTTCTATTCCACCGAACTTGAGCTCGAGCTTCCCAAGGACCATCCGTTCCCGATGGAGAAGTTCCGCGTGTCGAAGGACATGCTGCTCGATGGCGGAATCCTGAAGCCCGAGGATATTGTCGAGGTTCCGGAAGTCGCTCCGCAGCTGCTCCGGAATGTACACGACATCCATTATCTCGACCGGATCTACCGCGGGCAACTCGACCCGAAGGAAGCCCTGCGGATCGGTCTTCCGGTGACTCCCAAGCTCTACCAACGCAGCGCGATCGAGGTGGAGGCGACCCGGCAGGCGTGTTACGCCGCGCTTGAGGAAGGCGTGGCCGTTTGCCTCGCCGGCGGCACCCACCACGCGTTCCATGAGCATGGCGAGGGCTACTGCGTTTTCAATGACGTGGCGGTTGCCATCCGCGACCTGCAGGCGAAGCGTCCGGGAATCCGGGTGATGGTGGTCGATACCGATGCCCACCAGGGCAACGGCACCGCCTCGATTCTTGCCGACGACCCGCGCGTCTTCACCTATTCGATCCACGTCGGTCGCAATTACCCGACGCTTAAGGTGAAGGGTTCCATGGACGTCGAAACCGTTCGCTACGTCGAAGGTGAGATGTATCTGAAACAGCTCTTCAGCACCTTGGCGGCGGCCTTGGATACGTTTTCGCCGGATCTGGTGATCTGGATTGCCGGTGCCGACAATCACAGCAACGACCGCTTCGGGCAGATGCACCTTTCGGTGAAGGATCTCCAGCGTCGCGATGAAGTGTTGCTCGGCGCATTCCTCCGCAACCGGGTGCCGGTCACGGTGCTCTACGGCGGAGGCTACAACCGTCAGACCGAGTTCACGGCCAAACTCCACCGCAACACGGTGGCGACCGCGAAGCGCCTGGCGACGGAGTATCGGGGAAGCTGA
- a CDS encoding D-alanyl-D-alanine carboxypeptidase family protein translates to MAAIFTFSAGLAPGNEALMVVEAHSGKVLIATNSTVKRPVASLTKVATAVLVVDWAEAAGVDVATREVVVPASVAQLPGANPMKLVPGERMSMLDALSSAVMGSDNAAALTLADHVGREFLARKGRSGDPVQAFVVEMNHLAEALEMGKTKFTNPHGLELPSSVGLSTAADIAKLSIYAMRRPGFTFISRQKVREVTVNGAEGARTFKVNNTNELVSETIIGLKTGTTRAAGECLSVAVERAPLIRPKADGSKGVTPRRLIVVLLNSPDRFGRAKALIPRGWAIYDEWVRGGAVVENRKREILSVPDPR, encoded by the coding sequence GTGGCGGCAATTTTTACGTTTTCGGCGGGTTTGGCGCCGGGAAATGAGGCCCTGATGGTGGTGGAAGCCCACTCGGGGAAGGTGCTCATTGCGACGAATTCGACGGTCAAGCGCCCGGTGGCGAGTCTGACAAAGGTCGCCACGGCGGTGCTGGTCGTGGATTGGGCCGAGGCGGCCGGGGTGGATGTCGCAACCCGTGAGGTCGTGGTGCCCGCGTCCGTCGCGCAACTTCCGGGAGCGAATCCCATGAAGTTGGTGCCTGGGGAGCGGATGAGCATGCTCGACGCCCTGAGTTCGGCGGTGATGGGTTCCGACAACGCGGCCGCGCTCACGCTGGCCGACCATGTGGGGCGTGAGTTCCTCGCCCGCAAGGGGCGCAGCGGGGATCCGGTGCAGGCATTCGTGGTGGAGATGAATCATCTCGCCGAAGCGTTGGAGATGGGGAAAACCAAGTTTACCAACCCTCACGGTCTGGAACTCCCGAGTAGTGTGGGTCTTTCGACGGCGGCCGACATCGCCAAGCTCTCGATCTATGCGATGCGCCGGCCCGGCTTCACTTTCATCAGTCGCCAGAAGGTGCGAGAGGTGACTGTCAACGGTGCCGAGGGGGCGCGGACCTTCAAGGTCAACAACACCAATGAACTCGTCTCGGAGACGATCATCGGTCTGAAAACCGGCACGACGCGGGCGGCGGGTGAGTGCTTGTCCGTCGCGGTTGAACGAGCCCCGCTTATCCGCCCGAAAGCCGATGGCAGCAAGGGAGTTACGCCCCGTCGCTTGATCGTGGTGCTTCTCAATTCCCCGGATCGCTTCGGCCGTGCCAAGGCACTGATTCCCCGGGGCTGGGCGATCTACGACGAATGGGTCCGCGGAGGAGCTGTGGTGGAGAATCGCAAGCGCGAGATCCTGAGTGTCCCGGATCCAAGGTAG
- a CDS encoding RNA-binding protein: MSNATSENRGNGEGQRRRRSRGGRNRNRNRQGGNREGNAPKQGGNQQGGNRQGGGRNRQGGNRQRRRAPKPKPLTWWQKLLKAIGLYKEPTPPARTPKSNTRNARTEDGPKSDGPKKSSKPKQKRERKSEDTRGPISTDNVETKRLYLGNLSYEATESDLEELFRGVGTVRRVEIVYNRKTHRSKGYGFVDMLNVDEAKRAVEVLHEQFFMGRKLDVSGAKSEGPVETEEPKAEEKTVQQIVDEAPAPEPAAVEETPEPVAETTPEPVAEAAPEPAAETTPEPAPEPEAPAAEESAEEEKPKAE, encoded by the coding sequence ATGTCGAACGCAACATCCGAAAACCGGGGCAACGGCGAAGGCCAGCGACGCCGCCGTTCCCGCGGAGGGAGAAACCGCAACCGTAACCGCCAAGGCGGAAACCGCGAAGGAAACGCCCCCAAGCAGGGCGGAAACCAACAGGGAGGCAACCGCCAGGGCGGTGGTCGGAACCGTCAGGGAGGTAACCGCCAACGCCGGCGCGCTCCCAAGCCAAAGCCGCTCACCTGGTGGCAGAAGCTGCTGAAGGCGATCGGACTCTACAAGGAGCCGACGCCCCCAGCGCGCACTCCGAAATCCAACACGCGCAATGCACGGACCGAGGACGGTCCGAAGAGCGACGGCCCGAAGAAGTCCTCCAAGCCGAAGCAGAAGAGAGAACGGAAGTCCGAGGACACCCGCGGGCCGATCTCGACCGACAATGTCGAAACCAAACGCCTGTATCTTGGCAACCTCTCCTACGAGGCCACCGAGAGCGACCTCGAGGAACTGTTCCGCGGCGTCGGCACGGTCCGCCGCGTCGAGATCGTCTACAACCGCAAGACCCATCGCTCGAAAGGCTACGGATTTGTGGACATGCTCAATGTCGATGAAGCCAAGCGCGCCGTCGAAGTGCTCCACGAACAGTTCTTCATGGGCCGCAAGCTCGATGTGAGCGGCGCCAAGTCGGAAGGCCCGGTCGAGACCGAAGAGCCGAAGGCTGAGGAGAAGACGGTTCAGCAGATCGTCGACGAGGCTCCCGCCCCGGAACCGGCAGCCGTCGAGGAAACTCCGGAACCGGTCGCCGAGACGACCCCAGAGCCGGTCGCCGAAGCCGCACCGGAACCGGCTGCCGAAACCACTCCGGAGCCGGCACCCGAGCCCGAAGCGCCCGCAGCCGAGGAATCGGCTGAGGAAGAAAAGCCGAAGGCTGAGTAA
- a CDS encoding Minf_1886 family protein, with the protein MQTAQFEHAIENILRRDRRFDPQAYLFLKDSLDFTLKRASEGNGGQPRHVSGKELLIGFRDLALQEFGPMAGTLMSEWGLQDTRNVGEMVFLLIDEQMFGKQDSDTLEDFEDIYDFHEAFTLPFTPKSRLETSDRN; encoded by the coding sequence ATGCAGACCGCGCAATTCGAGCACGCGATCGAGAACATCCTGCGCCGGGACCGTCGTTTCGATCCCCAGGCCTACTTGTTTCTCAAGGACTCGCTCGATTTCACGCTCAAGCGGGCCTCCGAAGGCAATGGCGGCCAACCCCGCCACGTCAGCGGCAAGGAACTCCTCATCGGCTTCCGCGATCTCGCCCTCCAGGAATTCGGCCCGATGGCCGGCACCCTGATGAGCGAGTGGGGGCTTCAGGACACCCGCAACGTCGGCGAGATGGTTTTCCTGCTGATCGATGAGCAGATGTTCGGCAAGCAGGACTCGGACACGCTGGAAGACTTCGAGGACATCTACGACTTCCACGAGGCCTTCACCCTGCCCTTCACTCCGAAGAGCCGGCTGGAAACCAGCGACCGGAACTGA
- a CDS encoding purine-nucleoside phosphorylase, which translates to MKPLGMVLGSGLGSLVDRMEVDSSVPFAKAGLPASGVPGHQGEFVLGSFAGREVIVMRGRVHLYEGHDAKAVTAGIRWMAENGIEGVVLTNAAGSLAPDLPPGSWMRIDDQLNLTGTSPLEGGPNFVDMSEIYDACWRQQITDVAAARKLELGAGVYAGLRGPQYETPAEIRMLRSLGATAVGMSTVLEAIQAKALGLRVVGLSCLTNFAAGMPQAVLDHGDVVETGRAAAAGMLEVLSDWLGGQGG; encoded by the coding sequence ATGAAGCCTTTGGGAATGGTGCTCGGATCCGGGCTCGGATCGCTGGTCGACCGGATGGAGGTCGACTCGTCGGTTCCGTTTGCGAAAGCGGGTCTGCCGGCGTCCGGAGTGCCCGGACACCAGGGCGAGTTCGTTCTCGGCTCGTTTGCCGGGCGGGAGGTGATCGTGATGCGGGGCAGGGTGCATCTTTACGAAGGTCACGATGCGAAGGCGGTGACGGCCGGGATTCGCTGGATGGCCGAGAACGGCATCGAGGGTGTGGTGCTAACCAACGCGGCAGGGAGCCTTGCTCCCGATCTGCCGCCGGGCTCGTGGATGAGGATCGACGACCAGCTGAACCTCACCGGGACGTCGCCCTTGGAAGGCGGGCCGAACTTCGTCGACATGAGCGAGATCTACGACGCGTGCTGGCGGCAGCAGATCACGGATGTGGCGGCTGCGAGGAAGCTCGAGCTCGGGGCGGGAGTCTATGCCGGACTACGGGGACCGCAGTACGAAACCCCGGCGGAAATCCGGATGCTCCGGTCGCTCGGCGCGACCGCGGTCGGCATGAGCACGGTGCTTGAGGCGATCCAGGCAAAGGCACTCGGCTTGCGGGTGGTCGGGCTGTCGTGTCTCACGAATTTCGCCGCGGGCATGCCCCAAGCCGTGCTGGACCATGGCGACGTGGTGGAGACGGGACGCGCCGCCGCGGCAGGAATGCTCGAAGTGCTGTCGGACTGGCTCGGTGGCCAAGGCGGCTGA
- a CDS encoding DUF4212 domain-containing protein, translating to MDKTDLPSEEAKRRYWRANLSWLAGLLVVWFAVSYGCGILFREKLDEVPLPGTGFKLGFWFAQQGSIYVFLVLIGVYVVVMNRLDRQLLGGNAD from the coding sequence ATGGATAAAACTGATTTGCCCTCGGAAGAGGCGAAGCGTCGATATTGGAGAGCGAACCTGAGCTGGCTGGCCGGGTTGCTCGTGGTCTGGTTCGCGGTGTCATACGGATGTGGGATTTTGTTCCGCGAGAAGCTTGATGAGGTTCCTCTTCCCGGGACGGGCTTCAAACTGGGATTCTGGTTCGCCCAGCAGGGAAGCATCTACGTCTTCCTTGTGCTGATCGGCGTCTACGTCGTGGTGATGAACCGGCTGGATCGACAGCTTCTCGGAGGAAACGCGGACTAA
- a CDS encoding ATP-dependent 6-phosphofructokinase, with amino-acid sequence MRIGILNSGGDCPGLNAVIHGVVGAADNLGWECIGFKDGFEGLLPPGDYKVLNPKDTIGILKLGGTILGTTNKGHFAAKVGKGDIAEVPAEIVAKAKRTLDQLEIRALVVVGGDGSLTTALQLYREGWPVIGVPKTIDNDLRATAMTFGFDSAVSTVVDALDRLHTTAESHKRVMVLEVMGRHAGWIALWGGIAGGANVILLPEIPFNLEKVADVIKQRDALGAHSTLVVVAEGATMPDGELVTIAENAGGEVRLGGVGDVVAHRLEQLTGKDTRACTLGHLQRGGAPTALDRILGTRFGVMAVKLAEEGRFGRMVSYQAYHVDSVPIEEAVNQLRVVEPDGEMVQAAKAVGISLGE; translated from the coding sequence ATGCGGATCGGAATTCTCAACAGCGGCGGCGATTGCCCGGGACTCAACGCGGTCATTCACGGAGTCGTCGGAGCGGCGGACAATCTCGGCTGGGAGTGCATCGGCTTCAAGGACGGCTTCGAAGGCCTGCTTCCTCCGGGCGACTACAAGGTGCTCAACCCGAAGGACACGATCGGGATTCTCAAACTTGGCGGGACGATCCTCGGAACGACCAACAAGGGTCACTTTGCCGCGAAGGTCGGCAAAGGTGACATCGCCGAAGTTCCGGCCGAAATCGTTGCCAAGGCCAAGCGCACGCTCGACCAGCTCGAGATCCGGGCGCTGGTGGTCGTCGGTGGCGACGGCTCGCTTACGACTGCGCTGCAGCTTTACCGCGAAGGATGGCCGGTCATCGGGGTGCCGAAGACGATCGACAACGACCTCCGCGCGACCGCGATGACTTTCGGATTCGACAGTGCCGTGAGCACGGTCGTCGATGCCCTCGACCGCCTCCACACCACGGCGGAAAGCCACAAGCGCGTGATGGTCCTCGAGGTGATGGGCCGCCACGCCGGATGGATCGCCCTCTGGGGCGGTATCGCCGGTGGTGCGAACGTGATCCTGCTTCCCGAGATTCCGTTCAACCTCGAGAAGGTGGCCGATGTCATCAAACAACGCGATGCGCTCGGCGCGCACAGCACTTTGGTGGTGGTTGCCGAAGGCGCGACCATGCCCGATGGCGAGCTGGTCACCATTGCGGAGAACGCCGGCGGGGAGGTCCGCCTCGGCGGGGTCGGCGATGTGGTTGCGCACCGGTTGGAACAACTCACCGGCAAGGACACGCGTGCGTGCACGCTCGGTCACCTCCAGCGCGGTGGCGCTCCGACGGCGCTCGACCGGATTCTCGGCACGCGTTTCGGCGTGATGGCGGTGAAACTTGCGGAAGAGGGCCGCTTCGGCCGCATGGTCAGCTACCAGGCCTACCACGTGGACTCGGTTCCGATCGAGGAAGCGGTGAACCAACTGCGGGTGGTCGAGCCGGACGGCGAAATGGTCCAGGCGGCCAAGGCGGTCGGGATCTCGCTCGGCGAGTGA
- the mqo gene encoding malate dehydrogenase (quinone) — translation MATFAEPDVVLIGGGIMSATLGLILHQLDPTLEIQIVEALAEVARESSNPWNNAGTGHAALCELNYTKERADGSIDISKALEINEAFELSKQFWAFLGKRGILPDPADFITSVPHMSFVRGEADRAFLKRRHQTMSAHHFFSEMEYTEDRETIAEWAPLLLSGRGDGEPVAATFAKGGTDVNFGSLTQALVDHLQSRDKVKLATHHQVRDIKRSKDGRWHLTVRNLDLKLNRSIKSPFVFVGAGGASLPLLQKSGIPEGKGFGGFPVSGQFLVCSDPEIADRHQAKVYGKAAVGAPPMSVPHLDTRMIDGHRSLLFGPFAGFSPKFLKSGSLFDLPGSVRLNNLVPLLAVGKDNLDLTRYLIEQVMQSPEDRLEALREFFPDASLDDWQLSTAGQRVQIIKQDPKKGGVLQFGTEIVAAGDGSLAALLGASPGASTAVDVMVKIIEKCFASRLDEWRPALQEMLPSYGHSLADDPNVYRQVRGEADEVLGLA, via the coding sequence GTGGCCACTTTTGCCGAGCCCGACGTCGTCCTGATCGGCGGAGGGATCATGAGCGCGACGCTCGGGCTGATCCTCCACCAGCTCGATCCGACGCTGGAGATCCAGATTGTCGAGGCCCTGGCCGAGGTAGCCCGGGAGAGTTCGAATCCTTGGAACAACGCGGGCACCGGGCACGCCGCCCTGTGTGAGCTGAACTACACCAAGGAGAGGGCGGACGGATCGATCGATATCTCGAAGGCGCTGGAGATCAACGAGGCCTTCGAGCTCTCGAAACAGTTCTGGGCCTTTCTGGGGAAACGGGGGATCCTGCCCGATCCGGCTGACTTCATCACCTCCGTGCCCCACATGAGTTTCGTCCGCGGGGAGGCTGATCGTGCGTTCCTGAAGCGCCGGCATCAGACGATGTCCGCCCACCATTTCTTTTCCGAAATGGAGTATACGGAAGACCGGGAGACCATTGCCGAGTGGGCGCCGTTGCTTCTCTCGGGCCGCGGCGACGGGGAGCCGGTGGCCGCGACGTTTGCCAAGGGCGGTACGGATGTGAACTTCGGCTCGTTGACGCAGGCGCTGGTCGATCACCTGCAGTCCCGGGACAAAGTGAAGCTCGCGACCCATCACCAGGTGCGCGACATCAAGCGCTCCAAGGACGGGCGCTGGCACCTCACGGTACGGAATCTCGACCTGAAGCTGAACCGCTCGATCAAGTCGCCCTTCGTGTTCGTCGGGGCGGGCGGGGCATCCTTGCCGCTGCTGCAGAAGTCCGGCATTCCCGAGGGCAAGGGGTTCGGCGGGTTTCCGGTCAGCGGACAGTTTCTGGTCTGCAGCGACCCGGAGATCGCCGACCGGCATCAGGCGAAGGTGTATGGCAAGGCTGCCGTGGGTGCGCCCCCGATGTCGGTGCCCCACCTCGATACCCGGATGATCGACGGCCACCGCTCGTTGCTGTTCGGGCCGTTTGCCGGCTTTTCGCCCAAGTTCCTCAAGTCGGGCTCGCTCTTCGACCTTCCCGGGTCGGTGCGACTCAACAATCTCGTTCCGCTGCTGGCGGTGGGAAAAGACAACCTCGACCTGACCCGCTACCTGATCGAGCAGGTCATGCAGTCGCCGGAAGACCGGCTCGAAGCCCTGCGGGAGTTTTTCCCGGATGCTTCGCTCGACGACTGGCAGCTCTCGACTGCGGGCCAGCGGGTCCAGATCATCAAGCAGGACCCGAAAAAGGGCGGTGTTCTCCAGTTCGGGACCGAAATCGTGGCGGCCGGCGACGGCTCGCTGGCGGCCCTGCTCGGCGCGTCTCCCGGGGCCTCGACGGCGGTCGACGTGATGGTGAAAATCATCGAGAAATGCTTTGCTTCCCGGCTCGACGAGTGGCGCCCCGCCTTGCAGGAAATGCTGCCATCCTACGGGCACAGCTTGGCCGACGATCCGAACGTCTACCGGCAGGTCCGGGGCGAGGCCGACGAGGTGCTCGGGCTGGCGTAG
- a CDS encoding 2-dehydropantoate 2-reductase: MAGVLNGSVALVGAGAVGLHYGARLALNGEDVRFMLRSDYEVVMKEGIRLESVDGNATLHPAQGFSDASEIGPVDWVIVAWKATANERLAEVLKPMLHERTQVLTLQNGLGNCEALAEIIGPERVLGGLCFVCLNRLSEGYVRHTAGGRVTIGEWRPEPGIPRATRLAAAFEAAGVKCEAVEDLERAQWRKLVWNIPFNGLAIAEGGVTTDVLLADPEIEREVEALMREVISAANAKGLSIDEGVVDFEIGRTRPMGPYRPSSMIDYVEGRAVEYEAIWGEPLRQAKAAGVPVPRLEHLAGRIREKIGSR; this comes from the coding sequence ATGGCGGGTGTGTTGAACGGATCGGTGGCTCTGGTCGGGGCCGGGGCGGTGGGGTTGCATTACGGCGCGCGCCTGGCGCTGAATGGGGAGGACGTACGGTTCATGCTGCGTTCGGACTACGAGGTGGTGATGAAGGAGGGGATCCGGTTGGAAAGCGTCGACGGCAATGCGACGCTTCATCCGGCGCAGGGCTTCTCGGACGCATCTGAAATCGGACCGGTCGACTGGGTGATCGTGGCTTGGAAAGCGACGGCGAACGAACGCCTCGCGGAGGTTCTCAAGCCGATGCTTCATGAGCGAACCCAGGTGCTGACGTTGCAGAACGGGCTCGGGAATTGTGAGGCTCTGGCGGAGATCATCGGCCCGGAACGGGTGCTCGGGGGGCTTTGCTTCGTTTGTCTCAACCGGCTTTCCGAAGGCTACGTGCGGCACACCGCGGGCGGTAGGGTCACGATTGGCGAATGGCGACCCGAACCGGGGATCCCGAGGGCGACGCGGTTGGCTGCGGCTTTTGAGGCGGCGGGCGTGAAATGCGAGGCGGTCGAGGATCTCGAGCGGGCGCAGTGGCGCAAGCTGGTCTGGAACATTCCTTTCAATGGCCTGGCGATCGCGGAGGGAGGGGTCACCACCGATGTCCTGCTTGCCGATCCGGAGATTGAGCGGGAGGTAGAGGCTCTCATGCGGGAGGTGATCTCGGCAGCGAATGCCAAGGGCCTCTCGATCGACGAAGGCGTTGTGGATTTCGAGATTGGGCGGACCCGGCCGATGGGGCCATATCGGCCGTCGAGCATGATTGACTACGTCGAAGGGCGTGCCGTTGAGTATGAGGCGATCTGGGGTGAGCCACTGCGACAGGCGAAGGCTGCGGGGGTGCCGGTTCCGCGTTTGGAACACCTTGCCGGCCGAATTCGCGAAAAGATCGGGTCACGTTAG
- the miaA gene encoding tRNA (adenosine(37)-N6)-dimethylallyltransferase MiaA, translated as MRIDRPVFLCGPTASGKSSLAIELARRIDGEVINGDAFQLYRGAPVITAAPSPAEMAEVPHHLYAVLNPAETCDAMRYRDLALPVLEDVLSRGRTPIVTGGSGLYLKFLTHGPSPLPPGDTELRGQLDAEPLDVLVSRLTELDPVEAARTNLTNRRYVSRALEICLLAGRPCSELRDGWERRTSEIDRSLLGIFIQRERPDLHRRIELRTRQMMEGGAVEEVASLTEDAAGLGKAIGIPQIRDHLAGRTDKNTCADLIEAATRQYAKRQETWFRREQWLRPVRWEPDTPPPVERALQLLQDAQEGTGVDR; from the coding sequence ATGCGCATCGATCGTCCCGTCTTCCTCTGCGGCCCGACCGCGTCGGGGAAAAGCAGTCTCGCGATCGAACTCGCGCGCCGCATCGATGGTGAGGTTATCAATGGCGATGCGTTCCAGCTCTACCGGGGCGCACCGGTGATCACCGCCGCACCAAGCCCCGCCGAAATGGCGGAAGTTCCTCACCACCTTTATGCGGTCCTCAATCCGGCGGAGACCTGCGACGCGATGCGCTACCGGGATCTCGCTCTTCCGGTTTTGGAAGACGTGCTCTCGCGAGGGCGCACGCCGATCGTGACGGGAGGGTCCGGCCTTTATCTGAAGTTCCTCACCCACGGGCCCTCACCCCTCCCACCCGGCGACACCGAGCTGAGGGGCCAACTCGATGCCGAACCGCTCGACGTCCTGGTCTCGCGTCTGACCGAACTCGATCCCGTCGAAGCCGCCCGCACCAACCTGACGAACCGTCGCTACGTCAGCCGTGCTCTCGAGATCTGCCTGCTCGCGGGGAGGCCCTGCTCCGAACTACGGGACGGCTGGGAGCGAAGGACCTCTGAGATCGACCGATCCCTGCTCGGAATCTTCATTCAGCGGGAACGTCCGGATCTGCACCGTCGGATCGAACTCCGGACCCGTCAGATGATGGAGGGCGGCGCGGTCGAAGAGGTCGCGAGTCTGACCGAAGACGCCGCTGGGCTCGGGAAAGCGATCGGGATTCCCCAGATCCGGGACCATCTCGCCGGCCGGACCGACAAGAACACGTGTGCTGATCTGATCGAAGCCGCCACGCGCCAGTATGCGAAGCGGCAGGAGACCTGGTTCCGCCGTGAACAGTGGCTTCGTCCGGTGCGCTGGGAACCGGATACCCCCCCACCCGTCGAGCGAGCGCTCCAATTGTTGCAAGATGCCCAAGAAGGCACGGGGGTGGATCGTTGA